One genomic region from Flagellimonas oceani encodes:
- a CDS encoding alpha/beta hydrolase, with translation MIVKKILKWVLIVILALVLTVVAITLLTPVPKNPDLDLALLRQEVEQPYHLLETSDGETLFVRRWDPVDSLTKKGVAVLILHGITAHSKAYDFMAKPISNAGYTTFGLDYRGHGLSGGPRGDSPGKERSKADYLETVQFIKELGYSKIIVIGHSFGVASAIFLAKLAPDQLDGLVLLSGAYEGKLPPREFNWFEKLTIITNSVIRPSTAVIAYERDGMEKREDPLFNYVYTLRFATMLDDQSELVFQDEPPMPVLVGVGDRDELFTVDAVRELYNGIPGDNKEFWVIENALHATFPPSCWNELVDWLDRQHFDSAPM, from the coding sequence ATGATAGTAAAAAAGATTTTGAAATGGGTATTGATCGTCATTCTGGCTTTGGTATTGACTGTGGTTGCCATTACCTTGCTTACACCGGTTCCCAAAAATCCGGACCTGGACCTTGCACTTTTACGACAGGAAGTGGAACAGCCCTATCACTTGCTTGAAACCAGTGACGGCGAAACGCTATTTGTCCGAAGGTGGGACCCAGTGGACAGTTTGACCAAAAAAGGTGTTGCCGTACTCATTTTACATGGGATTACAGCGCATAGCAAGGCCTATGATTTTATGGCCAAACCTATATCCAATGCAGGTTACACCACATTTGGATTGGATTATCGAGGACATGGTCTCTCCGGAGGCCCCCGGGGGGATAGCCCCGGTAAGGAGCGGTCCAAGGCCGACTACCTTGAAACCGTGCAGTTTATTAAAGAACTGGGGTATTCTAAAATCATTGTGATTGGGCATAGTTTTGGGGTTGCTTCTGCCATCTTCTTGGCCAAACTTGCACCTGATCAATTGGATGGACTGGTACTGCTTTCGGGAGCATATGAGGGTAAGTTGCCACCAAGGGAGTTCAATTGGTTCGAAAAACTTACCATAATTACGAATTCTGTTATTCGACCCAGTACGGCCGTCATCGCTTATGAGCGTGATGGAATGGAAAAACGGGAAGATCCTCTTTTTAACTATGTGTATACATTACGCTTTGCCACCATGTTGGATGATCAGAGCGAACTGGTTTTTCAGGATGAGCCTCCGATGCCGGTATTGGTAGGTGTTGGAGATCGGGATGAATTGTTCACTGTGGATGCCGTTCGGGAACTGTACAATGGTATACCCGGTGATAACAAGGAATTTTGGGTCATCGAGAATGCCCTACATGCCACTTTTCCACCTTCCTGCTGGAATGAGCTCGTGGATTGGTTGGATCGTCAGCATTTTGATAGTGCCCCCATGTAG